A region of the Ovis canadensis isolate MfBH-ARS-UI-01 breed Bighorn chromosome 10, ARS-UI_OviCan_v2, whole genome shotgun sequence genome:
AGGCCTCGGCTCTGGGGATTCTTGCCGTCCACCCTGGAGCAGTCTGGGACACATGTGCCGTTTGATCACTTTCTAGAACACACGCTGTTTGATTTCATATCTCTTGAATGAGAGTGAAACGCTGGTGATGCTTTGATCATTGGGAACGTGGATTAAGAGACTGGGACTCAGCTGAGCTGTTTTCCCTTCCATGGTCTGGATCGCTGATATTCATAGGTGACCTGGGCTTAGAGGTGATTTGCAAAGTGCCAGGTCAGCTGTATCAGCGCTGCGGCAGGTAGCCCTTATCCTGCTAAGCAGCGGACCAGGGGGAGCATCCAGCTTAAAATAGCACAGCCGTGGCCCGCCCTCCACCGCCAGCGCGGGGGGCCTGGGCCTCCCACGCCGGTCACCAGGAAGCACTGCTTCTGAGTGGTTTCTGGGCTCAGGCATGAGTCCCTGGGGAGCCGAGctcctgcttggctggatgaGGCGGTGTGTGCATGCCCTGTGAACGCGGGGCCACGGGGCAGGGCTTCTGGGCTGCGTGTCTGTGCCCGAGCAGTGGGCGCCTGCCTCTGCCCCGGTGGCGCTgcaccccaccccgccctgcGCTGGCCAGGGTGCCCAGGGCTCCCTGCGTGGGTGAGCGGGCGCTGGGGTCGCCGCAGTGAGCCCCACTGGCCCTGGGTTCTTTTCCTCTTCGTCTCTGGGGCTCGTTGCTGCCCCAGTGAAGCAGAGTCTCATCTCTGGGTTGCGGGGGAAGGAGGTGAAAGTGGGGCATGCGGGTCTCAGAGCTGTCTCCAGCCACCCGTGTGCAGCAGGCGGAAGGCAGCCAGGGCTCCGGGGGCTCTCGGGaccctcctccagcctctggtTAACGACACTCAGCGGCGGCTGTAGGTAACAGGAACTGATGAGGCGGCAGTGTCATGCGTGGGAGATTCTGACTGTTCTGAATTGTCTCTTTTGACTGTAGGTGATTGGTACACCTCAGAGGCCTGCAGCGCCAAACACTATCGTGGTAGGCAGCCCACACACCCCGAACACTCACTTCGTCTCCCAGAACCAGCCTTCAGAGCCCTCTCCTTGGTCTGCCGGGTGAGCACTTGCCTGGAACACCCCCCACCCAGCCTCTGTGCGCGCGTGGGCACCAGCGTGCCGGAGGAGCCGGCAGTGGCCCCGCGGGCCCTCGAGAGGCCAGGCCGTGGGCAGCCGCCCTGGCTCCACTGAGGGCTGGGCTCCGGCCTCTAAGCGCACTGTCCATGCTGGAAAGTACCGTCTGTGGAGCCCCAGGAAACGGGCGGGTCTTCCAGCCTCTCCCCTGCTGCTAAACGTGGCTGTGGGCAGCCCCGTGCCGCGGTCACACTGTTGCCTGGATCTTTTCCTCCAAAAGCAAAGTAACGTGAAACAGTTTTACTCAGAGGTCAGCTGTGCGACTGTCCTTAAAGACAAAAAGCTACTCGTTCTAAAGCAACAACCATCAGTCCCCGAAACCCCCCAGTGGGGAACCTGGGTGGCCCTTCCCCTGATGTGGCGACTTAGAAGGTCAGGTGTTGGGTCTCCCTCCCAGCTGCCATGTGGCCTCGTCTCAGCAGAGCTGCGTTCGCCCCAAATTCCGAAATTTGCAGCTAAACTTCCGTAGCTCCTCACAGCCAAGGATGTTTATTACCAAGCACCGTGTAGCATCTGGACACCAGTCCCGCGTGTCCCGGGTCCTGCCCTGCTTTCCCCTAGACTTGAAGAGACGTGTGGGGCGCAGCCCCGTGGAAGTTTGTGCTGCAGCCTTTCAAGGAGGGGGGTCCCTGGAGGGGGGTCCCTGGACGGGGGCCGGAGCCAGGCTCCCACCCCTCCTCTGTTGGGCATGGCCCATGGGGGCCCCTGGCGGCACGAGCCGGCCCCCAGACGCGGGTGTGGCCGGCCCGCGCTGCGAGCTGAGGCCGCGGCCGCTCCGCGCTGTCCCGCAGGAAGCGCAAccggaaaggagagaagaacggGAAGGGGCTGCGGCACTTCTCCATGAAGGTGTGTGAGAAGGTGCAGCGCAAGGGGACGACGTCCTACAACGAGGTGGCCGACGAGCTGGTGGCCGAGTTCAGCGCGGCCGACAGCCACATCCTGCCCAGCGAGTCGGTGAGCGCGTCGGGCGGGCGGGTGCGGAGGCGGCCCCGGAGCCCTGGAGAGGCCGCCCCGCCGCCTCCCGCGGGTGCGGAAGCCCCGGAGCCCTTGGGAAGGATGTTTCTTGACCCGCTGGTGCCGGGAAGCTGTCGCATCCCTGTGGCATCTGCTCGCTCCTGTGGGCCGTGTGGGGGCCGCCCTGGGCGGGGGGGGGCAGCGTGTGGCCTCGGGTGTGTCCGGGGCTCGCGTGCTGCTGTGCGCGTGGTCCTGGGCCGTCGGGAACCCCCCGCGTCTCTGCCAGGCCTACGATCAGAAGAACATCCGGAGGCGCGTGTACGACGCGCTGAACGTGCTCATGGCGATGAACATCATCtccaaggagaagaaggagatcaAGTGGATCGGCCTGCCCACCAACTCCGCCCAGGAGTGCCAGAGTCTAGAGGTGCCCGGCTGCCCCCCTGCAGTGCTGGGCGGGGCCTGGGAGTGCCGGGGGCCTCTGTGCTGCCCCTGGCGGTGACCCGGGGCTGGAGGCTGATGGCCCGCTTGGCCTGCGGGGGTTTCCACGCCCAGAGGAGCGGAAGTCGGGTGGAGGCGGCACAGTCCTGAGACGGAGGAGCCGCCCGCACGCCTGGCAGCAGCTGCCTCCTCTGGCCCCCGGCCCCTATCAGGCTCAGGGCTCGTGTCTTTGGTGACCGTGTTGCCttggattttaaaatatgcttcggAAACGAACCGCTAtggttttgttttggtgtttGGTCTGTGAAGGTggagagacagaggaggctggaaaggATAAAGCAGAAGCAGTCGCAGCTTCAGGAGCTCATCCTGCAGGTTAGGGGCCCCTGCGCGGAGGCTGCCCTCCAGGCACTCGGTTCCGGGCGTGCTTCCCCTGGCCTCTCGGGGGACCAGCCTCCTCGGTGTtggctggggctgggcagggccgTGGCAGATGCCCAGGGGGAGGTTAGCTGTTCAGTGGCCGCGGGCCTCAGCGTGGGCCCACTGTGCGTCTTTTTTAGCAAATCGCCTTCAAGAACCTGGTGCAGAGGAACCGCCAGGTGGAGCAGCAGGCCAGCCGGCCGCCCCCGCCCAACTCGGTCATCCACCTGCCGTTCATCATCGTCAACACCAGCAAGAAGACCGTCATCGACTGCAGCATCTCCAACGACAAGTAGGCGTGAGGGGGGCTCCGCCCACAGGCGTGGGCGGGGCTTGCTGTGCCCGCCAGCGTGGGCGGGGCCTGCTCTGCCCCCGCTGTGTGGGCGGGGCCTGCTCTGCCCCGCTGTGTGGGAGGGGCCtgctccacccccccccccgctgtGTGGGCGGGGCCTGCTCTGCCCGCGAGCGTGGGTGGGGCCTGCTCTGCCCCCCCTGCGTGGGCGGGGCCTGCTCTCACCCCCCTGCTGCGTGGGCGGGGCCTGCTCTGCCCCCGCTGTGTGGGCGGGGCCTGCTCTGCCCCCTGCTGCGTGGGCGGAGCCTGCTCTGCCCCCGCTGTGTGGGCGGGGCCTGCTCTGCCCGCCAGCGTGGGTGGGGCCTGCTCTGCTCCCCCCCTGCGTGGGTGGGGCCTgttctgcccccccccccccgctgcgTGGGCGGGGCCTgctctgcccccccaccccctgcccccgctGCATGGGAGGGGCATACTCTGCCCCCCATATGTGGGCGGGGCCTACTCTGCCCCCTGCTGTGTGGGCGGGGCCTGCTCTGCCCGCGAGCGTGGGCGGGGCCTGCTCTGCCCGCCAGCGTGGGTGGGGCCTGCTCTGCCCCCCCCTGCGTGGGCGGGGCCTGCTCTGCCCCCCTGCGTGGGCGGGGCCTGCTCTGCCCCCCCCTGCGTGGGCGGGGCCTGCTCTGCCCCTGCTGTGTGGGCGGGGCCTGCTCTGCCTGCGCTGCGTGTCTGACAGGCCGCGTGGCGCGGCTCCCAGGGAGTTCACTGGCGGGTTTCCTTACCCGGGCTGTGCAGCTCCTTGGAAAGGAGGGCGGCGGGGCGCATCAGGACGGCAGGCGGCACCTGGGGCCTGTCCCGGGGGCGTCGCTGCCTCTGATGGGTGGGTTGTGTGCCGGGGGAAGGTTTGGGGGCTCGGGGCCCCAAGTCAGGCATCGGCTCTGTCCTGGAGATGGTGCTTTTCTGACGGTGACCGTCGCCTCCAGGTTTGAATACCTGTTCAATTTCGACAACACGTTTGAGATTCATGATGACATCGAGGTGCTGAAGCGCATGGGCATGGCCTGTGGGCTGGAGTCCGGCAGCTGCTCCCCCGAGGACCTGAGGGTGGCCAGGAGCTTGGTGCCGAAGGCGCTGGAGCCTTATGTGACAGGTCAGTGGCATGGGGGGGGTCACCTGCCCGCGGGAGGAGCAGAAGCAAGGGGGGCGGGGGCTGAGGGGGCTCGCGGTTCCGGGGGGGTGGTGCTGCCTGTAGGGCTCGCAGCTGAGCAGGTGTCTGGAGTCTGTCCTGCTGCCCCCCGGCCCCGGCCAAGCTGGGGATCCTGGCAGCGGCGGGGGGCGCTCTGGTGAGAGGAGAGGCCTCCCTGTGCCCCCCTGGCTGTGGGTTCCCTCACGAGCCCCGCATTGGGTGGCCTGGGGGCTCCCAAGCCCTGCAGGACGTCCGTGAAGCAGCTCCTGCTCTCCGACCCCCAACGCCAGCGGCTGCCCCGCTGACCCCTGCTGCCCACCTGTCCTTGGCGTGGTGGTCCGGCCGGGCGGAGGGGAGGGTTGCGtccgggaggcggggcggggtccCGCCGGGAGGCGGGGCGCGGGAGCCGGCCCCCTTTGGCCCGTCCGTCTCCTGGAGGCCGTGTCCTTTCCCGGCCCTGCAGTGCCGTCTTCGCCCCTCTCCGGAGGGTGCCCGGCCCGGAGCCATCGGCCCTGTCTCAGCGCCCTGTGGGCTCTGCTTCGTGACGTTTGCCTCGTTTTCTTCCTCTTTGCAGAAATGGCTCAGGGGTCGCTCGGCGGTGTGTTTGTCGCGTCGGCAGTGTCGACGTCTAACGGCACGCGGCTGTCTGCCAGGTAACTGCGCCCCCAGAGCCGCGCGGCCACCCTCCCCGGCGGGAAGCCCGGGTCTCATGTGAGCGGCCTCCGTCCTGCTTGGAGCCGGGCTCCCTGCGCAGCGGACACCAGGGCCCCAGGGTCGTCCGGAGCTCGTGCTCTGGGCAGAGAAGCTGTTTGTTCTGATGAGACTTTCCCCGTAAAGACCAGGAGGGGtacatggattttattttctattgaagtaATTCAGTGCCGCGGCGGCAAAACCGCCTGAACTGCGTGGCCGGCAGCCTGAGTCAGGCTGTTTCTCCgtctgttttttcccttttctttcaacGCTTGAAGTCgcagtgcacacgtggtggtgcCCGTTGCCCCTTCTTATTTTTCCGTTTACTGTGTGCATTGCTCTACGTGTTGAAGGAACTTTCATCATTTCAGTCAAAGTGTGTTTGAGCCGTGACCTCACAGGCCCCCGGAGCAGGGCTGGGTCAGGCCTCGGAGTTCCTCCTGGTTTTTAAAGATAAGCATAAGGTGATTTCCGTGTGAGTATGGACAGAACAGTGGTCTTGGGTGTCTCATGTTGGGCCTCATACGTGTCTATATCAACTCTGAACAGTAAAGGATGTCTTGTTTCTCATACACATGAAATCAGCAGCATGTAGGTCCAACAAAACCGGGTTGGCTAGTAAACCCTGTGTGCACCTGCCTCGAAGGCTCGGCAGCCCCCGTGCTGTGTGGCCTCCACGTGACCCCAGCTCGGCCTCGGTGCGCCCGAGGGAGGGGCAGGCTCCCTGTGAGGGTCCCAGCGCCCAGCCCCTCGCGGGGTGCCTGCACCTGGTTGCGTTTTGACAGAGGTTGGTTTGGTTTTAAATTCTGAATCTGCCACTGTGCGTGGCCCAGTCTGTAAAATCTGAACACTGGTTATTCCGGGAGGTGGAATTTGGGTATTTTCTAAAGTTTCATCTTTAAGAAATTCTCTCTATTAATGAACTTTCGGGCTCTTGTCAGTGTTTTTAACAAGATGAAAGCCGGTACCACTTCGGAAGGAAAGCTGACACTGGGGCCCCGGTTCTGAGCCGCCCTCTCTGGTCGTGCACTCGGGGGGTTCCTGGCTGCAGGCAGCCGCAGCTTCAGCCTGTTTTCCACTCTTTCAGATGTGGTCGCTAGATGGGGGTTTCCCAGATATGGGGTTACTTTGTCATAGAGCGTGATACCTCCTAGGTTTTGTTGGGCAGTATCGGTAAACACCAGTGAAAGGTATCAAGACACCTGCGTGCGGTTTTCTCCTAAAAGGGAAATAGGCAGAGTGTCGGAAAaccgtgtgcacgtgtgtgaatGCACACACGTGCCTCACACGGCCCACTCCTTTCCTCCCTGGAGGGTGTGGCGGGCAGAGTTTGGAGGAGGGTCTCGGGGTCTCGGTTGGTGTGCCGGGGCTTCTGTTCCTGGCGCGCTGAGAAGCAGGAGCCCGCCCGAGCCGCTCGCTCTGTCGTGCTGGGCCAGGGTGACGGTGAGCTCAGCCTGGGAGAGGCGGGTTCCGTGCCGCCCGCTGTGTGGCCCCTGACGTCCCTGTCCTTGCAGCGACCTGGCCAACGGCGCGGACGGGGCGCTGGCCACGAGCTCCAGTGGGTCGCAGTACAGCGGGTCCCGGGTGGAGACGCCGGTGTCATGCGTCGGCGAGGACGACGAGGATGACGAGGACTTCAACGAGAACGAGGAGGAAGACTGAGCCGCCGCCCGCGGCCAGGAGCGCGCGGGGGGAGACCTGCGTTCCGCGCCCTCCTCCCAGAAGAGCTTGCCGACCCCCGGGCTCAGGGCGCTTCTGACGAGCCGCTCACCGTGCTCCGGGGGTCCCGACGAGCCGCCTGAGTTTGACACCGACGCACGACCTCTACTCTTGCGGATTTTGTGTTTTCGTTTGCTGTCTTTAAGTTCAGAGTCCATCTCGCCCCCTCAGAGTTTGCCGAGTTTGCCGGAGAAGCTGTGCTGCCTTCCCGCCGCCCGGCAGGCCCAGCGCAGCGCCGGGCCCAGCGCAGCGCCCGGGGGCACCGTGGGCCCGGCGGCGCCCGGCTCTGCGTCTCGCCGTGTGACTATGGCTTCGTCCCCTTAAATTATATTGACTGCGCGGCCCCATCGGGCTCACACTGTGGGTTTGCCCTGGGTTGCAGCAGATGGATTGCAAGGcccctgtttgttttctgtttgttttgtttactgccACGCTGGCGCagctgtggaaactgaggcttggagggtTTATTGCTTATGGTAAGATTCGCCTGATTTCTTACAGGCAGCGTTTGGAGACTTTTTATTATATAGTTGTTTACATACTTATAAGTCTATCACTTAAGACATGTACTGAAACAAATGTTGTATTTGTTTCGTAAGCATCTTCCTGTAATCTATTATAAAGTTGAAATTAAATATAGAGAAtgttttaacagttttttaaCTCAAAATTTGTCAAtcatttttaatagttctttttttataaaaagaaaaaagaaatttcaggacAGGCAGTagtctcttttaaaatgtattcaacaAGAACCATTAACGGCACAGTTGCTGTTAGCTGCCTGTTCTAAAATAATAGTctttttattggaacacaaataaacttttctgtaatattttgtGGAATAAAGAGACTTTAATTGTTTGACTTGTTTAACTTGGCACTGTTAGTTTTTATTAATAAAGTGCGCATGGGCATTTTAAACAAGCTGCGTGTCCCTGTGATTCGGGATGCTCTCTGGAGCTCGTTTacccccaccaggcccttctctgCAGGGAAGGGGTGCGGGCCCTGCGGTGGATGCAGGACCCGCCACGGCCCCAGCCTCTCCTGCACTGCCCCGCGGGCGGGTGAGGAACGTGGTCCCTAGGACATGGCCGAAGTGGTGCCTCCTCTCTGTGGCTGGTGGTGGGGAGAGCGTCTGTTCCTTGTCTTATTTTTGGAAGAACTGTACTCATCAccttggggcctcccaggtggcccagtggtaaagaatccgccttcaatgcaggagacatgggttctgtctatgggtcaggaagatcccctggaggataaaatggcaacccactccagtgtttttgcctggagaattccatggacagaggagcctggtgggctgcagtccatgtggtcgtaaAAAAGATGTGACCTAAAtgtaatcagtcctgaacattgactggaaggactgatgctgaagctgaagctccaatactctggccgcctgatgtgaagaacggactcatttgaaaagaccccgatgctgggagggattgggggcaggaagagaaggggacgacagaggatgagatggctggatggcatcaccgactcaatggacatgggtttgagtaagctctatgAGTTTGTGATGgaaagaggcctggtgtgctgcagtccatggggtcgcagagagtaggacacgactgagcgtctggactgaactgagctgagacaCAACCTAGGATAGATGAATATTACCACTACCTTTAACGTGTGAATCCTCATGAAACATGACCTTTGCAGGCACATCCCCAAAAGGTCAGAAGCATGGGGAAGCTGGGGCGGAGGGACGGGGGTGATGCCCTCGCAGGTGATGGGCCTGCAGTAAGGTGGCCCGCCCAGCTGTCCTCACCTTCCTCCTTGATCACAGGAGCTGAGACAGAGCTTAAGGCTTTGACTTTCAGAAAGAGAGTGAGATGGTAAGATGGGCAAGGCCAGTGCTCTGTTCAGGCTGCCTGAAGTCACGAGCGAAGGTTCAGTACAAGGTGTGGACTCGAGCGGTCCTGTCCCCCAGACACGAGCGGGCGAGGGCGGGCACGAGCGGTCCTGTCTGCCGGACACAAGCGGGCGAGGGCGGGCACGGGCGGGCGAGGGCGCTTATCCCATTATCCCGACTGTGATGGACGTGTGTGCTGAGGGATGCGGCAGAGGGAGAGACAGCATCAGGGCCACGAGCGGGCGAGGACGGGTCACGAGCAGGTGAGGACGGGTCACGAGTGGGTCACGAGTGGGTGAAGACGGGCCACGTGTGGGTGAGGACAGGTCACATGGGTGAGGGACAGTCACGTGTGGGTGAGGCAGGTCATGTGCAGGGGAGGCAGGCCGCATGTGGGTGAGATGGGCCACGTGTGGGTGAGGCAGGTCATGTGTGGGTGAGGGACAGTCACGAGTGGGCAAGGGTGGGCTGTGTGGGTGAGACAGGTCACATGTGGGTGAGGCAGGCCGTGTGTGGGTGAGTGGAGGCCGTGTGCAGGGGAGGCGGGCCGCGTGTGGGTGAGACGTGTCACGTGTGGGTGAGGTGGGCCGCGTGTGGGTGAGGTGGGTCACGTGTGGGTGAGGATGGGTCATGAGTGGATGAGGGACAGTCACGAGTGGGCAAGGACGGGCCATGAGTGGGCGAGGACAGGTCACGTGGGTGAGGGACAGTCACGAGTGGACAAGGACAGGCCGCGTGTGGGTGAGGCAGGCCGTGTGTGGGTGAGTGGAGGCCGTGTGCAGGGGAGGCGGGCCGTGTGCAGGGGAGGCGGGCCACGTGTGGGTGAGGCAGGCCGCGTGTGGGTGAGTGGAGGCCGTGTGCAGGGGAGGCGGGCCGCGTGTGGCTGAGGGTGGGCCCGCGGGTGCAGACAGGCCCAGCACAGCTGCAGCTGCGTCCCCAGTGTGGCGCTCCTGCTCGTCCTGGCGCTGTGGGGCTgacacggggggggggggggcaggggctgAGGGTCTGTGGCCGGGGGGGGGGAGCGTGGGCAAGGGTGAGGCGCTGGCATCCTCGCCTCAGTGCGCTTCCTCGCTGGCACTTGGCTCAGCCCGGTCACCCTGGGGCGCCGCACCTCAGGGCTGCTTCCGCACCGGCCCCCTGCTGCCCTGTGTCCCCGCGGTGGCGGCCTGTGCCCTCTTGGGGTGGTCACAGTTATAAGCTAGTGACTCCTGAGTTCTGCAGACAGGACAGCCTGGGGCAGCTCGGGCCAAGCCCTGACTCTGGTGGTACTGCAGCGGCGGTCCCCGGGGGGTGTCCACGAGCTCCTGCGAGGCCCCAGTGGCCACCTGAGGCCTCGCTGATGTTGGCGCGAGGCCTGGCGGGAGAAGCAGCCAggcttgaacccaggcctctgacCTCTGACCCCGGAGCCCGGCCTCCCCTACCCCAGGGGCTGGTCAGCCTGTGTATTCAGCAGCAACTTGACAGGCAGGTCCAGCCCGCCTGTCCACGGGCGCCTTGTGGCCGGCTGGAGCTAGTCCTGAGGCCGTgtactcccctccctgcccctggcaGCGACATCCCCTCAGCAGCCGGACCGATCCCCCCCACTGAACTAGGTCAGCAGCCCCGCCTTCTGGGGTCTGTAGGGGGAACCTGAGCAGGCTGCCTACTGTGTGTGGACCCCACGGGCCCCATCAAGACCTTGGAGTCATTTCTGGGGTGACTATACCCCTGACTTCTGACCTCCCGTGTGTCGTGGCGTCCCCAAGATGGCCTGGTCCCTGACCTgacatttcccaggtggctcagagttGCCACCGTGGGGTCAGCAGGGAGGACGTCCGCAGCCCAGGGCCCCTGTCCCCTGGCCCCTTGGGGCTTCCTCTGGGGGCTCTGGGTGACAGATAATAATAGCAGATATGTCGTTGGAAATATGTTCTGTTCCATACTGGAATGTTGGAATCTGTCGTTGGAATGTTCTGTTTCTGGGGGCTTCTGAAtgggctggggctggaggccCCCGCCCTGGAGGTTGGAGGGGAGACTGTGCTGGGAGGAAGGCCGCCTCTGGGGTCCAGGCTCCACCACGTGGCCACACCCTGCATCCCGGCCACGTCGCTGGGGCAGCCCCTCCCATGCTGAAACGTGACTTACCCGACTTGCAGTCGAAAGCGCTTATAGAAAGAGGACTTTTTAGTTAATTTTAGTTAATTCCTTTTAAGTTAACTAAATGAATTTTAGTTCACTCCATTTTTTTCAGTTAACTCTCCCCGTCATCAGGAAAGACGTGACTCTCTTACGTAGGTTAAGAGTGAAATTTAATAAACTTGACTTTTACAGTTTAggagttgtattttttaaagccgGAGTCCAGAATGCCTGAAATCCTAAGGCAGCTTCCTGGTGTTCATAGCCACGTATAGGAACAGTAAGTTACAGCGAGAGTGGTCGGGCCACGCGGCCGAGGTGCGTGCTCCCACGTCTTAGCTGTGCAGCCGCCGCCTTATGGTCCCCGTGTGGGCCTGTTTCTTGAAGCTACAAATCTGCCTGAAAGGTAAGAGGTCTGATGGGATCTT
Encoded here:
- the TFDP1 gene encoding transcription factor Dp-1 isoform X1 produces the protein MRGPGVRQGLWSGEGGVGAAARFGSQARPRCLQPPVGRMGPRAGGWPEQRSAATDALGRPQGRCDGTSRVAGVVSLVAVHPSTVNSLGKQLLPKTFGQSNVNISQQVVIGTPQRPAAPNTIVVGSPHTPNTHFVSQNQPSEPSPWSAGKRNRKGEKNGKGLRHFSMKVCEKVQRKGTTSYNEVADELVAEFSAADSHILPSESAYDQKNIRRRVYDALNVLMAMNIISKEKKEIKWIGLPTNSAQECQSLEVERQRRLERIKQKQSQLQELILQQIAFKNLVQRNRQVEQQASRPPPPNSVIHLPFIIVNTSKKTVIDCSISNDKFEYLFNFDNTFEIHDDIEVLKRMGMACGLESGSCSPEDLRVARSLVPKALEPYVTEMAQGSLGGVFVASAVSTSNGTRLSASDLANGADGALATSSSGSQYSGSRVETPVSCVGEDDEDDEDFNENEEED
- the TFDP1 gene encoding transcription factor Dp-1 isoform X2 — translated: MAKDAGLIEANGELKVFIDQNLSPGKGVVSLVAVHPSTVNSLGKQLLPKTFGQSNVNISQQVVIGTPQRPAAPNTIVVGSPHTPNTHFVSQNQPSEPSPWSAGKRNRKGEKNGKGLRHFSMKVCEKVQRKGTTSYNEVADELVAEFSAADSHILPSESAYDQKNIRRRVYDALNVLMAMNIISKEKKEIKWIGLPTNSAQECQSLEVERQRRLERIKQKQSQLQELILQQIAFKNLVQRNRQVEQQASRPPPPNSVIHLPFIIVNTSKKTVIDCSISNDKFEYLFNFDNTFEIHDDIEVLKRMGMACGLESGSCSPEDLRVARSLVPKALEPYVTEMAQGSLGGVFVASAVSTSNGTRLSASDLANGADGALATSSSGSQYSGSRVETPVSCVGEDDEDDEDFNENEEED
- the TFDP1 gene encoding transcription factor Dp-1 isoform X3, with product MKVCEKVQRKGTTSYNEVADELVAEFSAADSHILPSESAYDQKNIRRRVYDALNVLMAMNIISKEKKEIKWIGLPTNSAQECQSLEVERQRRLERIKQKQSQLQELILQQIAFKNLVQRNRQVEQQASRPPPPNSVIHLPFIIVNTSKKTVIDCSISNDKFEYLFNFDNTFEIHDDIEVLKRMGMACGLESGSCSPEDLRVARSLVPKALEPYVTEMAQGSLGGVFVASAVSTSNGTRLSASDLANGADGALATSSSGSQYSGSRVETPVSCVGEDDEDDEDFNENEEED